A window of Eubacteriaceae bacterium ES3 contains these coding sequences:
- a CDS encoding aminotransferase class I/II-fold pyridoxal phosphate-dependent enzyme yields MKQAEMVIESSLREGGTDPIFRIAGEAAKKTSELGPEAVINSTIGALMDDEGKLITMKSVYDTLKNLPNELIAGYSGLAGQPDYLEDVVNACFKDYKPDEGFIKAVATPGGTGAIRHAFANYTEPGDQILLTDWYWAAYHTIADENRRSIVTFPLYNEQGSFNMEAYKESMKALLKKQKRVLSVLNTPAHNPTGYTITDSEWDEIIAFVTKEANDNPEFKIILLVDLAYIDFSGEGDEARAFMRKLTGMPHNVLTLYAFSCSKGYTMYGLRNGAIICVAPTLSIAEEFANACTYSNRGSWSNGTRGAMETISKIYSEPELYNQMIAEQNHYKGILRARAKAFVDEAEKVGLKIVTYSDGFFISIPCEHSREISDRLMEKNVFVVGLAKGLRFAPCAVSEEKCRRSPALILEAMNEVLSAKA; encoded by the coding sequence ATGAAACAAGCAGAAATGGTTATTGAGTCATCATTGCGGGAAGGTGGCACAGATCCTATTTTCCGAATTGCTGGTGAAGCAGCGAAGAAAACGAGCGAACTGGGTCCTGAAGCGGTTATTAATTCAACAATTGGGGCGTTGATGGATGATGAAGGAAAACTGATTACAATGAAGTCAGTATATGATACCTTGAAAAATCTGCCAAATGAATTGATAGCCGGTTATTCTGGCTTAGCTGGTCAACCGGATTATCTCGAGGATGTTGTGAATGCCTGCTTTAAAGATTACAAACCGGATGAAGGTTTCATCAAGGCAGTGGCAACACCAGGTGGTACAGGCGCAATTCGCCATGCTTTCGCTAATTACACGGAACCAGGGGATCAGATTCTCTTGACTGACTGGTACTGGGCTGCTTATCATACCATTGCTGACGAAAACAGACGCTCAATTGTCACATTCCCGCTTTATAATGAACAGGGCAGTTTTAATATGGAAGCCTATAAAGAAAGCATGAAAGCGCTTCTTAAAAAACAGAAAAGAGTGCTGTCAGTTCTTAATACACCGGCCCATAATCCCACCGGATATACTATAACTGACAGCGAATGGGACGAAATTATTGCTTTTGTGACAAAAGAAGCCAATGATAATCCGGAATTTAAAATCATTCTACTGGTAGATCTGGCCTATATTGATTTTTCGGGTGAAGGGGATGAAGCCAGAGCATTCATGAGAAAGCTTACTGGGATGCCTCATAATGTTTTAACGCTATATGCCTTTAGCTGTTCAAAAGGCTATACTATGTATGGACTCAGAAATGGCGCCATTATTTGTGTTGCCCCCACCTTGTCGATTGCAGAAGAGTTTGCCAATGCCTGTACATATTCAAACCGGGGAAGCTGGTCAAACGGAACCAGAGGTGCCATGGAGACAATCAGCAAAATATATTCGGAACCCGAACTTTATAACCAGATGATTGCTGAACAAAATCATTATAAGGGTATTTTAAGAGCACGGGCCAAGGCTTTTGTGGATGAGGCTGAAAAAGTAGGATTAAAAATTGTTACTTATTCAGATGGCTTTTTCATCAGTATTCCATGTGAACATTCCCGAGAAATCAGTGATCGTTTAATGGAAAAAAATGTCTTTGTTGTTGGGCTTGCCAAAGGCCTTCGCTTCGCCCCGTGTGCAGTCTCTGAAGAGAAATGTCGGCGCTCGCCAGCTTTAATCCTTGAAGCCATGAATGAAGTTCTTAGTGCTAAAGCGTAA
- a CDS encoding LacI family DNA-binding transcriptional regulator codes for MKVKIVDVAREANVSVATVSRVVNNIPLVNEETRERVLEAIKKTGYKPNAIARSLKIQKTHTMGIMIPDITNPYYTEIVRGAEDVCGIYNYNIILSNTDFDPEKEKKSLNVLVEKQCDGIIYVGKDLSKEMQEELISAPSEVVLGCVPDNSGEMSGVLINNEKAAYELAMEIIDKGHTKFMLFFDELEEGFIYQERKKGFLRAFEEKNIDFSDDRVLEEKLSLSGGYNMMEKAINSGMEFTCVFCFNDQTALGAIRCAEEMGKKIPEDISICGFNNFWIAEWTRPQITTVAQPMYDIGAIAMRMLIKLCEKDGDRNVSNVYVPHEVMIRDSVKEI; via the coding sequence ATGAAAGTAAAAATTGTGGATGTTGCACGTGAAGCTAATGTTTCCGTTGCCACAGTTTCCCGGGTCGTCAATAATATCCCTCTGGTTAATGAAGAAACACGTGAGCGGGTACTTGAAGCCATCAAGAAAACGGGATATAAGCCGAATGCCATTGCCAGAAGTTTGAAAATTCAGAAAACCCATACAATGGGGATTATGATTCCAGATATCACTAACCCCTATTATACTGAAATTGTTCGTGGTGCAGAGGATGTATGTGGTATATACAATTATAATATCATTTTAAGTAATACTGATTTTGATCCTGAAAAAGAAAAAAAATCACTGAACGTTCTGGTTGAAAAACAGTGCGATGGTATTATTTATGTTGGAAAAGATCTGAGTAAAGAAATGCAGGAAGAACTGATTTCTGCTCCAAGTGAAGTAGTCTTAGGTTGTGTACCGGATAACAGTGGAGAGATGAGTGGCGTTCTAATCAATAATGAAAAAGCGGCATATGAATTAGCTATGGAAATTATTGACAAAGGACATACCAAGTTTATGCTGTTTTTTGATGAGCTGGAAGAAGGCTTTATCTATCAGGAACGTAAAAAAGGATTCCTGCGGGCTTTTGAAGAAAAGAACATAGATTTTTCTGATGACCGTGTCTTAGAAGAAAAATTAAGTCTTTCTGGCGGTTATAATATGATGGAGAAAGCGATCAATTCCGGAATGGAATTTACCTGTGTGTTCTGTTTTAACGATCAGACAGCTTTGGGTGCGATTCGTTGTGCTGAGGAAATGGGTAAGAAAATCCCTGAAGATATAAGTATTTGTGGATTCAACAATTTCTGGATTGCAGAATGGACAAGACCTCAGATTACCACTGTCGCCCAGCCGATGTATGATATTGGTGCGATTGCGATGCGCATGCTGATTAAACTATGTGAAAAAGACGGAGATCGTAATGTCAGTAATGTCTATGTTCCACATGAAGTAATGATTAGGGATTCGGTAAAGGAAATTTAA